tgtagttgttgttgtgacgtAATAAAAGAGGTCCAATAGCGGGACCGAAAATCATTGCccgcagcaaagcaaagttgcACTTCACCATGCAGATGAGTGATTCTGTGATTTGGGTTTcgcaatttttgttaaattcagTATAATTGACAAGagatacatatgtagttatatattatgtatggaaaaattgattaataaaGTAGAAGAAAATGGCGACTGAATCCTAAGCATGTTCCATGCCATTGTTCCATGAAACTTTCTAATACAGTAACAAGTGCTCAGCACACtttaacgacaacaacaagaatactGGAATAACATTGGAACAAACAAACCGGTTGGAGTTccaattcttttttgttctctCCACAGACGACACACAAAGTCATGGGGTGGaagctttttttgttgttgctgttgtgtgtgttcttccgtttgtttattttggcaGCGAGATAATCAGATGGAGTGCAAGCAATGCTGACTGTGCTGctcacagagagagagagagtagacAGATAAGGGTAGCCATTAGTCTTATTGCTTAAGACGTAATAAGAGCAAATATTagcaaaacataaaagtaaaataaaaaagctagCTGTTCGCCTAGAAAGTTCCAAATGGCGCTGGgccaagagaaaaaaaaaagttgttgtcATGCAACTGCGTATTGTAAACGCTTCAAGCACAAATTGAAAGTAAAGTCAATTCAGCGAATTAAAAATGACTTTCAAAAcgaatcgaaaaaaaaaaaccataaaaatagttcgattacacacacaattgaaaatacatatgtttgtgttGGAATTTCaacagcgttgccagaccGGTCGAACACTTCACgtcaataaagcaaataatgtATGTGACGAGAGCGGTAAATAAAGCTCAAGCAAcgttaaatgaaatgcacaacagttcatatacataagtatatttatCGGTATTcctcttttatatttttgtattcatctCCTCCGGACTTCTCACGTCTGTTTCGCTCGGGGTGTCAacagacgacaacaacaacaacatgtttTAAAGGTGAAAAAGATGGCTGCTAAAGgggaagaaaacaaaaacaaaataaaatacgcaaaaaaataaagtaaaaaattatattccaaagaaacacaaatcgttattgaaatatgtatgttttgaaattaatCATTTACTTTACCTACTGTTCGCACATTATCTCATTTCTTTGTTTGGTTATGTGCGCTCACGCATACACTCTCATCTGCAATGagcaacacacatacatgcaccAATATGCATAATACGTATATACTTGCTATATATTTACATGTATACAGTTAACCACCAACACCGATCCGAAATTTGTTAGCAATTACACTACTTGTacatacaacttgccattcgtatttatttataaataactctaaaattaatatgccaCCAATTGGATTGGATCCGATTTGTTACGGTACccagcactttttttttttattttgcattctcATTTTTCACTACAAAATCGATTTTTGCACTATTATTTCTCTCTGTATggttgtaaaaaaaaacaaccattACTTACAGTTTATTATTCATGTTTGATGGCATTTTCACACTTAATGATTGCAACTTAACgcacaaagaaacaaaaatttggttttgttgAATAAAACTTATTCTCTGATTTAGCGAAAGGCGTTTGCGAGAACTCTGCACTTGCGATCTGATTAGTTCGACTGCTGAATTATATATGAACGTATTTGTTTCCTATTGGagaatttaacaaattgttaGAGTGTGACCTGAAGCGAAATTCTcgatatataccaaatgcaaaatatcGGGGTAGACCTTGAACGGTATTTtgacaaaatgtttttaagtaaaaaagtCGGTTTAAATggcttgttatttttaaagttttttttgagTAATTTACAGTCTGTGGCGAACATTTTTCCTTAACCTTTAATCAGATTTCCGTTAAGAACAAAAGATGTCAAGAAAATTCTTAATCAAAAAAGAGTAACGGTATTTTTCTTACAAAACGCGGGGaaacaaattttgataaatgacaacaatttaaaaaaccgattcttagtatttttatatgcgCAATACACATTTACAGtataaattagtatatttttaacaatcaGCTGCGGCCACGCTGATTTGTATCATTGCCAGTCAAATTTTGTGCGAATCGGAGAATTCTggaaaagcaaatttaatctgtgaaatataattaaatccACGGTCCTTTtcacaaaacaacaatgagCGCCTTTCCAGGAACGTTCGCGTTCGACGAATATGGTCGGCCTTTCATCATTCTCCGTGACCAGGAGCAGCAGAAGCGCATCACTGGAACAGATGCCATCAAGGTAAATTGTAATATGGATTTATTAAGGAGTTGACAAAGGATACACTTGTCCTGTTAATCATAAGAGGTGTCTTTAAACCTGTCAAAGGGATTATCTACATAGTTAAATGTGTTAGCACTGAAAACAATGACGCATCGTATGCCGAATGTTCCAGATGTTCTACACTGCCGGCGTCTGTCGTAGAGACGCCATATGAATGGCTTGCATTGTGTGTAAACTGTgataattcattattaatcAATGAGAACACTATTACAATGATCCtctttcaataaataataataatgtgccAGTTTCTGCTCAAATCGTGACGTCACTTTTACATTTTGAGGTTAAAGTGCCGCACAGATGTTCGCCGTCTGCCGGCTGAGTCACGCGCCCCAAGCGATTTGAATGTAAAGTTGACAGTTTCACTGCTTTTTCCACATACCCTTCCCTTGAATTAAACCACTGAACTTCTCGCAATGCTCTAATATTGTTTTAAGAGTTCCTTTAGTTCAAAATGTTCCTTTGTTTCATGTAATTAGTTTACATCAACTTagatcaaatttcaaattgattcaAAGAAAATACCatgttttaatgtttttgaTACTCtcataataatatcaataattttattcttaaggttttctttaattaaaatagtcTTTGCGACGTcttgaaataaataagtaatcTAAATTactttgtattgtatttttatattaaaaattttcaaaataatcatatttttattgtttttagaCGCACATTATGGCTGCGCGCCAGATTGCCTCGACGCTGAAGACGTCGCTGGGTCCCAAGGGTCTGGACAAGATTATGGTCAGTTCCGATGGCGATGTGACGGTCACCAACGACGGAGCCACCATCATGAAGCTCATGGAGGTGGACCATGAGATTGCCAAGCTGATGGTGCaactgtcgcagtcgcaggaTGATGAAATTGGCGATGGCACCACTGGTGTCGTTGTCCTGGCTGGCGCACTGTTGGAGCAGGCTGAGGGTTTGATCGACCGTGGTATTCACCCCATCCGTATTGCCGATGGTTTCGAATTAGCTGCTCAGTGTGCTATCAAGCAGCTGGATGCCATTGCTGAACCCTTCCCCGTGGATCCCAAGAATAAGGAGCCGCTCATTCAGATTGCAATGACCACGTTGGGCAGCAAGATTGTCAACAAATGTCATCGCCAGATGGCTGAAATGGCTGTCGATGCTGTGCTTAACGTTGCTGATATCGAGAAGAAGGATGTCAACTTTGAGCTGATCAAGATTGAGACGAAAGTCGGTGGACGCATGGAAGACTCGATGCTGGTCAAGGGTGTCATTGTGGACAAGACTCTGAGTCACTCGCAAATGCCCAAGGAGTTGAAAAATGCCAAACTGGCCATTCTCACCTGCCCATTTGAGCCCCCAAAGCCAAAGACCAAGCATAAGTTGGATGTCACCTCCGCCGAAGATTACAGAGCACTGCGCGAATACGAGCAGGAGAAATTCACGCAGATGGTCAAGCAGGTGAAGGATGCCGGCGCCACCTTGGCCATTTGCCAGTGGGGCTTCGATGACGAGGCCAACCatctgctgttgcagcaggaATTGCCCGCCGTGCGTTGGGTCGGTGGTCCCGAAATTGAGCTCATCGCCATCGCTACAGGTGGTCGCATTGTGCCCCGCTTCGAGGAGCTGACACCTGAGAAATTGGGCCACGCTGGATTAGTGCGTGAGATGGGTAAGAAGTACACACATCACATAACTTCCAAAGCCCTTAACTAACTGGTTTCCATTTACAGCCTTTGGTACGTCCAAGGATAAGATGCTGGTCATTGAGGAGTGCAAGAACTCCAAGGCTGTCACAATCTTCTTGCGCGGCGGCAATGCCATGATCATTGCTGAGGCCAAACGTTCCATTCATGATGCTATCTGTGTGGTGCGTTCTCTGGTCAAGGACTCGCGTATTGTTTATGGCGGTGGCGCTGCTGAGATCAGCTGCTCTCTGGCTGTGGCCAAGGAGGCCGATCAGCTGTCGACACTGGAACAGTATGCATTCCGCTCGTTTTCCGTCGCCCTGGAGAGCATTCCCCTGGCACTGGCTGAGAACAGTGGCCTGCATCCAATTGAAACGCTGTCGGAGCTCAAGGCCAGCCAAGTGGCTGAGAAGAACTCCAGCTTGGGTGTCGATTGCATGCTGACTGGCGATTCGGATATGAAGAATCACAATGTGGTCGAGTCTCTCAACTCGAAGAAGCAACAGATTCTGCTTTCCACGCAGCTGGTCAAGATGATACTCAAGATCGACGATGTGCGCTCCAAGAACAATGGCATGTAAATGGCCATGTcaaaccacaacaacacacacccCAAGCATTAACTCACATACTAAATCGCATCGTACTTCGCTTTGCCTATGTTCACGCTCTACTTCATATATATAGATTCGTATATCTCTGTAttaattgtttacttttattaatcaacaacacacacttctttggaaaagaaacaaaatcaagAACAACATCAAACTAAGGAATCAACCTTAATTCGGTTGcgtttaaacaaaatacaatttactaAAAACTCAACTATGTTAAATTCCTTCATATCTTCTTGCCGTTTATGGTCGCCAGCTGCTTTCTGTTAATCTGGTCGAAGAAGAGCAAACCTGCTGCACGTTCCACCGTCTCGGGCGGCACCTGGAACACCTGCAGGGGAGTGTCATTACTGATCACCTTGTTGGGCATCACGTATGCTTCCATGTGCAGCTTCTGGTCCGCAGCTTCGCTTACAATCACTTTATAGAAATGTGTAGGAACGGCAACCGTGTTGGATCCAATGACTTCGTACTTTACGTACATCTTGCCATCGTCTTCTTTGTGCGGCAAATACAAGGGACCCGTGCAGACGTAGACATTGCTATAGGATTTGGTTAGCTTGCGTACATATGTTTCCAGTGTGTTCCAGGCATCGCGATTGAAACCTTGGCCCACCTGTGGTGCCATGTTGGAGAGCAGGAAGGTATCGTCACAGTGCTTTTGATGCAGTCGATGGTTACCAGCCGCCGCCATGTGACCACGATCGTAGCCGGAGCGTCGGTAATCCGTGTTTTGTGCCCGGAAAAATGGATGTATGCTTTCGTCGGGCTTGAAATCCGACTTGGAACGATCGACAGCGTCATTTCGGGCAACCGATTCGGCAGTCAGATGTTCAAATACCCAATGCGGCACTCGATTGCGTCTGTCGTAGGACAGCACATAATCCGACTGGGAGCGCACATGATCCAGGCCAGGGAATCcgtatttcataatttgtgAGATACGCGATGGTGTCGCTGTCAGATTCTGTTCGCCAGCTGGTATCAATGCAGCTGCGGAAACTGTTGCAAAGACGGGCAATCCAGGAAGCCGTTGGAACTTTTCGGTTGCGGTTGTAGTTTCATTGCTGGAGCGGCGTTCTGTATAGGAGCCCAGATAGAACGCTCCCAACGCAGTGGCGCCGATAGTCAGAATGCTTCTCATCTTGAAGGCACTCATTTTTGATTgcactttaattaataatatttacaaaaataatagcaACGTTTTCCTATTGCACAATACACAGTCAGCTGTTCGGCATTTAAATCGGTGTGACCGGAATTATCGTTAGAGATGAACACGAATTGTCTTTAATCGATTCATTGTTTGCTGAAAAATCGATTCTATTCTTAAATCGAGAAGACATTGTTCactatgcgtatacgtaatatatcCCTTGCAGTTGTCAATAAAAGACTACTAAACGATTTCATGCCACTTTgcagcaattatttttataaaaagaaatcttCTTGTATTGTTGCTAACTTCTTAATTTTTAGCCAAATATTTGAGACTTCAATTTAAAGGTAAATGTGCACAAAAGGTTATGTTGAGCTACTAAGCTTTTTTAGTAGCTTTTATTCGCACgtctattgtttataaataaaacacgcgaattcaaattaaatgtttattaaatggcaCATATGTTCGTATATGTAAACACCACTTTGGATTATTTGGCTGTGACTTGAACACTTTCAAGCTTCGCCACCGACACGATATACAAGAGTTTTCAATTGAATAGTCAAACCAAGATTAACAAACAATTAGCCGATCGAACAGCAAGCGATCGCTAACAGAGAGCATACAGCGCTGCCAGCAgatgcagcgctgctggcagacgctgtcacagcattgcattaacatgcgctgtctgctgctcccgacaggttaattttacaaaattaaaattaaataaacaaattttggttTTTCAAATAAACGATTGATTATTTCGAATTGGAGTTGCTTAAATATACGCGCCCTCTGCAAAAATCAAGAACCTACCAAACGAAGTGTTACCAGAAGGCAATTATCGCGGTTTAGTATTTTACTATACTTAAGCAATGAatcgtatattttgtaaatttagcTCTGCGGTCACCCTTAAATTGTTCAATTAGAACCACttgtattcttatttttttatttgttagttgcctgtttattgtgtttgaaaaGGTTAAGATCGATtcactgaaaacaaaaatcgatttatttttgtcgACAAAATAATCGATTGAAAAATCGAATAGTTTCCAGCTCTACAACGTTCTGGAGCGCGCCTATAAAATGAGCATACGCGGCGTGCTCTTCGACAGTCTCTCGAATCGTGGAGCAATAATTTGAGACAATTTCGCGGCGGCACTCCGCTTAGTCGACGCAAAAcgctgcaacaacaaagacgacgacgactacaCACAACAGAGAgctaaaagtaaataaatagcaaagtTAAAAACAGTGTTATGACACGCGTGGCGCACAAAACCAGCGAATAATAGTTGTGCATATAATCGGTCAGACTCCAAAGAGCATATTTTACCATCATCTAAAGCTTTTTATGGAGGAAGAAGCATCAGCAAACTGCCGacagcaaaaacagcagcagaaacagcagccacaacaacaataaacttattaacaacacaaaaagctGTAGcaagcaaaaggcaacaacaaaaagaaggtTTTGCGgtttatacaaatacaaatacaaatattttgctacaTTTTTACAATAACATCGCGTTGCGACAGCTAAAAGCacaattgatttattgttgttgttactgggagtcaagaacagcagcagcagcagcagcaacaacaacaacaacaacacccaTTTAGcacacttaaaaaaaagacaTTGCCAGCTGTTCGTTCGTTGCGGTAAAAAAAAAGCTCGTTCATCGTTTTCGCGACACACAAGTAAAAGTGAAAAGCCCGGTCAACGTCCTGCTGCTTAAATACAAAAGTGAGGTTATGCACGTCATCATCCTGGCCGTTGTTGTCGGCATCTGAAGGTGAGCGAAGGACACTCCGCTCGCACTGCCGCCGGCCTAACGTTgccacatatatacataattaaattgtcacGAGTGGACAGCCTTCGGACCAAATAAAGTTGTTGTAgataacacac
This is a stretch of genomic DNA from Drosophila albomicans strain 15112-1751.03 chromosome 3, ASM965048v2, whole genome shotgun sequence. It encodes these proteins:
- the LOC117568527 gene encoding T-complex protein 1 subunit epsilon, with amino-acid sequence MSAFPGTFAFDEYGRPFIILRDQEQQKRITGTDAIKTHIMAARQIASTLKTSLGPKGLDKIMVSSDGDVTVTNDGATIMKLMEVDHEIAKLMVQLSQSQDDEIGDGTTGVVVLAGALLEQAEGLIDRGIHPIRIADGFELAAQCAIKQLDAIAEPFPVDPKNKEPLIQIAMTTLGSKIVNKCHRQMAEMAVDAVLNVADIEKKDVNFELIKIETKVGGRMEDSMLVKGVIVDKTLSHSQMPKELKNAKLAILTCPFEPPKPKTKHKLDVTSAEDYRALREYEQEKFTQMVKQVKDAGATLAICQWGFDDEANHLLLQQELPAVRWVGGPEIELIAIATGGRIVPRFEELTPEKLGHAGLVREMAFGTSKDKMLVIEECKNSKAVTIFLRGGNAMIIAEAKRSIHDAICVVRSLVKDSRIVYGGGAAEISCSLAVAKEADQLSTLEQYAFRSFSVALESIPLALAENSGLHPIETLSELKASQVAEKNSSLGVDCMLTGDSDMKNHNVVESLNSKKQQILLSTQLVKMILKIDDVRSKNNGM
- the LOC117568528 gene encoding endonuclease G, mitochondrial, whose product is MSAFKMRSILTIGATALGAFYLGSYTERRSSNETTTATEKFQRLPGLPVFATVSAAALIPAGEQNLTATPSRISQIMKYGFPGLDHVRSQSDYVLSYDRRNRVPHWVFEHLTAESVARNDAVDRSKSDFKPDESIHPFFRAQNTDYRRSGYDRGHMAAAGNHRLHQKHCDDTFLLSNMAPQVGQGFNRDAWNTLETYVRKLTKSYSNVYVCTGPLYLPHKEDDGKMYVKYEVIGSNTVAVPTHFYKVIVSEAADQKLHMEAYVMPNKVISNDTPLQVFQVPPETVERAAGLLFFDQINRKQLATINGKKI